CATCGGTCCCTTCAAGGACCAGAGCTGTTGTGCCTGTTACTCTTCCTTCTAATATATCTATTAATGGCAGTGCACCAGTAGTTTTACAATCCAAATTTCAGATTGAAGCGGTAAATGCTAATCCTTCGCCAAGAATTGATGTATTCCGCAATGATACGATAGGCAGAAGCACCATCTTATCAGACTACTATGCCTACGATGACGGAACAGCTGAGTATGGTATAGGAGTACGACAGCAACAAGGCAGTGTAGCTGTACGTTATATTTTGAATAAACCTGATACGATTACAGCTGTCAGAATCTATTTTGCACGCGTAGGAGAAACCGATCTGACCGGACAAACCTTTGGGCTTTCTATCTGGAAAAAACTGGATGGACAAACCAGTTCGATCCTCTACCAGAAATCCTTTGCCATACAGTATCCGGATACCCTCAACAAGTTTTATACCTATACGCTTACCCATCCAGATGATGATAGTGTACTGTATCCTGTCGGTGTATCAGATACTATTTATATAGGCTGGATTCAGGCCACTGATGACCTTCTGGCTGTAGGGTATGACAGAAATACAGATTCACATACAGAGCAGTTTTACAACATAGCAGGAGGAGCCAACTGGCAAAATAATACAGAGCCCGAGACTGGTAGTATTATGCTTCGGCCTGTTGTAGGCAAAGGTACAGTAACAGGTACAGAACCTAATCTTCCTCCCTATGTACGAAACTTCAAGGTGTATCCTAATCCATCCAGCGATAAGCTCTACTGGAATGAAAATGGGGTAAAACAGATAAAGGTACAGGATATGTTGGGCAGGGTATTAAAACAAACCACCCGAAGTCTAAGTGCAAGCAATGAGTTAAGCATTACAGATCTTCCCAATGGTATGTACATTCTAACGTTTCAGATTAATTCTTATCAGGTACAACGGAAAGTTATTATCGCACATTAAACAAAAGGACTGGCCTCTGCCAGTCCTTTTGTTTAACATGAGTCATTCCGAATATTAGATAAGAGTTTGTTTTACAAAATCAGCACTTGTGCTTTTGAAAAGAGTATACGCGCTGATTGATTTTTAAGATATCTCTTTAGTTGAGTTTGTTTATTGTCTCAATCATCCTTCTACTTGTGGCCTCTTCATTTTTTGCTTGTCTCTTGCTATGTTGATTTATTATCTTAATCATCACTCTTCCTATCATGTTACTTTTTTGCTTGCCCAAAAAAGTAACCAAAAAAGGGCAAAAAATTCCAAAGCTTCGCCCCTCAGGACTAACGCTAGGCCCGCGGAATTTTTATCCCTACGCACCTACACTTCCACACACGATTGAAGTCGTCTTTACTCTCTTTGTAGCATTTTTTATTACTTTCTCAATGACATTCTTCCTTCAAAATTCGGGATGACTCATATTTTACTCTCCGAATATGAAGGGAGCAGGAATAAAGCAGATTACAAAAATACCCATTGTAAGCCATCCCAACACCTGTCGCCCTATGCTCAAGGGTTCTTCCTGCAAGGCAGGTGGATGGTACACACCTAATACTCGCCCTAATATAAATCCAAATACAAACCATCCCGGATAACCTGTAAGCCCTGTATAGTAGTTTACCAGCCATTGGGCTGTAAGTACACCAATGCTGAGCAATACTGTGTCTTCAAACCGGCCTTCGTTCATCCGTTCAAATACCTGATACAGGAAGAACAAGTACAAAGGAATCCCCCACCAGGGCGACATCTCTTCTCCCAGAAAATTAACCGTTCCTGTATGATCTATTACTCCCAGCCCGCCATAAAAAATATAGAGGGTAAACAGAATTGGCGACACTTTCCGATGATTCTTATACCCAATAAGCCCGTACAAGATATGTCCACCATCCAGTTGTCCTATAGGAATCAGATTGAGTGCAGTGAAGAATAACGCCAGGTACCCGGCAAAGAGGAATGGGTAATGAAAGAGTTCGTATTTATTGGGAACGAGATTTGGATCTTCTGCAACATAGTTTTTAAAGAAACGCATCAGGAGATTATCACCCAGTGAGATATTGGATGCCAGCCACTCCTTATAAGTCTCAGGTCTTGCAACAAAAGTAATTTTCTTTCCGGCAGAATCCATTTTAGGAATAACACCCTCCTGTTGGCTTTTTATAAAGGCTAAGGAATCCTCTTCCTGAAGAAACTGTTCTGTGTATACATATTTTTCATACGTCAATCCATAACGTTTGTATTCAGGATGTATACGAAAGATATCATCTTTGGCAGGCAGATTGGCAAATCCATACCAGAGTACTCCTACTGCCACTACAAATCCAGCCAACGGTCCGGCGATGCCTATATCGAAAAACTGTTGACGAGTTCGTGGAATCTCCCTTATTCGAATAAATGCACCCATTGTACCAATACTCAAACTAGGCAAGTACATAGGAATGTAATAAGGTAGAGATGCACTGATTTTGTAATAACGGGAGGTCAGATAATGTCCAAATTCGTGCACAGTCAAAATTCCCAGAAAAGGAATAGAATACTGTAATCCCTGCCAGATCTCACTCCATGGTAGATTATAAAAAATTGTTTTGGCAGTCATCCACTCAGCACCTGCCAGTGTGGTTGTGAATAAAGTTACTACAAATAGAAATATATGAAGCAGATAGTTATTCTTAGGAGGTTGATTGATCATTGGAAAGAGAGAAAAATGTCAAATAGTACCTTGAAAATAGTCATTGATTGTAAAGTGGCCTGGAATAATCTGAACCGTTTGTATTCCTGTTTCAGCAGCGGCCTGCAAGTTAGCAGGTAAATCATCAAAAAAGATACAATCCTGTGCATTCAATCCGGCATCCGCTAATACATGTGTATAAATTTCCTGGCCAGGCTTACGTTTTCCTATCTGATGAGAATAATATACTTTATCAAAAAGATCTTCCATCCCATTTAATTCATATTGTTCCAATAGCAACTGGTTTATGGCTTTTACATGAATTGCATTGGTATTGCTTAACAAATATAATTTATGCGTTTTGCGTAGTTCTTTCAACAACTCTATTCGTTTTGCAGGTATCTCCAGCAACAAAGCATTCCATGCCTGGTCAAGATCGGTATCAGGAAATGTTTTTTGTAGCAAAGCACATATATGACTACGGAACTCAGCATCTGAACAATGTCCTGTTTCGTGAGCATGAAAGAAGTCAGATCCCCAGAAACGGCTCTTTAGTTCCTCTGCATCACAATCTACCAGTTTTGCAAAAGCTACCATAGCCAGTTGAACATCAATATCAATAATCACTCCTCCCATGTCGAAGATCAGATTTGGTGCAGTATGTTGAATCATTTTTTTTACTTTTTTTTAAATGTTATTTGTCTTTGTCATACAAATATGTAGATTTGCACCCCGAAACCAAAATAAAATATCTTTTCGGTTTCGTCCGGGCTTGTAGCTCAGTTGGTTAGAGCACCTGACTCATAATCAGGTGGTCCCTGGTTCGAGCCCAGGCTGGCCCACTTAAGAATCAAAGGGTTACGATTTGAAAAAGTCGTAGCCCTTTTTTATTTGCATACAATTTGCACAATATCTTATGTCCTTTCCTCTATTAGATTTTGGTTATCTTCCACACATGATTTATGTCATTGTGTAAAAAGCTGGTTGTTTATTTATTTACATCCAATTGGTAAACATTCCTTTTATTTGTATTATTTTTGTCCTATTATCCTTTTACACTTAGTCTGAAGCTAAGCCGTATACATCATGAAAAAATACAGTATTCTTCTTTATTATTGCTACACTTCCATTGAAGATGTAGAAAAGTTTCGTGAGGAACATCATTTACTCTGTCTTGAATTAAATCTGCTAGGACGCATTATTATTGCCCATGAAGGACTGAATGGCACTGTCTCAGGTCTTGTAGAAGATTGTGAAAAATACATGGAGATCGTAAAGTCAGATCCACGTTTTGCAGATATAGACTTCAAAGTCGATTATTCTGACACGCAAGGATTCACCAAGCTTCATGTACGCAGCAAATCAGAAATCGTCCATTCTGATCTGCATCACATTAATCCTCGTGAACGGACAGGTATTCATTTAGACCCTGAGGAATTTAGAAAGCTGAAAAATGATCCGGATGTAGTTCTTCTCGATGTGCGTTCAAACTATGAGCACAAATTGGGTAAATTTAAAAATGCTGTCACACTGGATATCGAAAACTTTCGGGATTTCCCTGATAAGATTAATGAGATTGAACAATACAAGGACAAGAAAATAGTAACATATTGTACGGGTGGTATTAAATGTGAGAAAGCAAGTGCGTATTTGCTGGAACAAGGATTTGAGAATGTATATCAACTGCATGGAGGTATCATTAAATATGGCCTTGAAGCAGGTGGAGAAGACTTTGAAGGCAAATGTTATGTATTTGATAACCGAATTGCCGTAGACGTCAATACAGTCAATCCTGTAGTTATCTCAAACTGTTTCGTTTGTGGGACCCATTCTGACCGTATGGTAAACTGTGCGAACCCTGAATGTAATAATCACGTGCCTATCTGTGAAAAATGTGGATGGGAGATGGAAGGAGCATGCTCTGCAGAATGTAAGTCACATCCTGAGCTACGTCCATATGATGGAACCGGGTATTACCAGAAACAAACAAATGGCTACAATCCTTACAAAGGATTACAAAGAGCCAAAGTATTAAAATAAAGTAGTCCCAGCTAGTTATCATTTTTTAAAAGATCAATCGAAACAACCTCGGTTGATCTTTTGTTTTACTTAACCATACTATACATCCTTATGAAATCTCTTGCCGAATCTGAATTGGTTCTTAATCCTGATGGAAGTGTTTATCACCTAAACCTTTCTCCAGAAGATATCTCTGATCTTATTATCGTAGTGGGAGATCCGGGTAGAGTTCATAAGGTTACTCAATACTTCGATTCGGTAGATTTTGAGATGAATAAACGTGAGTTTATTACTCAGACTGGGATCTGTAATAACAAAAGAGTTACAGTGATCTCAACAGGCATAGGAACTGACAATGTAGAGATTGTTATGAATGAGTTGGATGCATTAGTCAA
This genomic stretch from Xanthocytophaga agilis harbors:
- a CDS encoding rhodanese-related sulfurtransferase; translation: MKKYSILLYYCYTSIEDVEKFREEHHLLCLELNLLGRIIIAHEGLNGTVSGLVEDCEKYMEIVKSDPRFADIDFKVDYSDTQGFTKLHVRSKSEIVHSDLHHINPRERTGIHLDPEEFRKLKNDPDVVLLDVRSNYEHKLGKFKNAVTLDIENFRDFPDKINEIEQYKDKKIVTYCTGGIKCEKASAYLLEQGFENVYQLHGGIIKYGLEAGGEDFEGKCYVFDNRIAVDVNTVNPVVISNCFVCGTHSDRMVNCANPECNNHVPICEKCGWEMEGACSAECKSHPELRPYDGTGYYQKQTNGYNPYKGLQRAKVLK
- a CDS encoding HAD family phosphatase → MIQHTAPNLIFDMGGVIIDIDVQLAMVAFAKLVDCDAEELKSRFWGSDFFHAHETGHCSDAEFRSHICALLQKTFPDTDLDQAWNALLLEIPAKRIELLKELRKTHKLYLLSNTNAIHVKAINQLLLEQYELNGMEDLFDKVYYSHQIGKRKPGQEIYTHVLADAGLNAQDCIFFDDLPANLQAAAETGIQTVQIIPGHFTINDYFQGTI
- a CDS encoding site-2 protease family protein; amino-acid sequence: MINQPPKNNYLLHIFLFVVTLFTTTLAGAEWMTAKTIFYNLPWSEIWQGLQYSIPFLGILTVHEFGHYLTSRYYKISASLPYYIPMYLPSLSIGTMGAFIRIREIPRTRQQFFDIGIAGPLAGFVVAVGVLWYGFANLPAKDDIFRIHPEYKRYGLTYEKYVYTEQFLQEEDSLAFIKSQQEGVIPKMDSAGKKITFVARPETYKEWLASNISLGDNLLMRFFKNYVAEDPNLVPNKYELFHYPFLFAGYLALFFTALNLIPIGQLDGGHILYGLIGYKNHRKVSPILFTLYIFYGGLGVIDHTGTVNFLGEEMSPWWGIPLYLFFLYQVFERMNEGRFEDTVLLSIGVLTAQWLVNYYTGLTGYPGWFVFGFILGRVLGVYHPPALQEEPLSIGRQVLGWLTMGIFVICFIPAPFIFGE
- a CDS encoding T9SS type A sorting domain-containing protein; this encodes MKHYFHSIFLVAVAFLYVITCQAQLRVAPLTQTPPNPITKKAQARTQALGLPFFEDFSTYFGQPDPAKWENHGVVINNTYADDQPSKGIATFDGLQFNGLPYTTPTSTNQSLTDTTDILTSQPIDLSNTSPNPVKLSFWWSGQSLGESPDPGDSLVLQFKDNTGAWISQWADKSATKQGFKDTLLNITNTRFLHSDFQFRFIAYGRPTGMYDVWNLDYIILDADSSYDPRSIKDMAVTQQPRSFLKRYSAMPLQQFMASPETEMALVDTTYTFNNQREAASLFEFIYTLINTQTNTQLYYYNSRVDGSINLPSVPSRTRAVVPVTLPSNISINGSAPVVLQSKFQIEAVNANPSPRIDVFRNDTIGRSTILSDYYAYDDGTAEYGIGVRQQQGSVAVRYILNKPDTITAVRIYFARVGETDLTGQTFGLSIWKKLDGQTSSILYQKSFAIQYPDTLNKFYTYTLTHPDDDSVLYPVGVSDTIYIGWIQATDDLLAVGYDRNTDSHTEQFYNIAGGANWQNNTEPETGSIMLRPVVGKGTVTGTEPNLPPYVRNFKVYPNPSSDKLYWNENGVKQIKVQDMLGRVLKQTTRSLSASNELSITDLPNGMYILTFQINSYQVQRKVIIAH